A single region of the Microbispora sp. ZYX-F-249 genome encodes:
- a CDS encoding polyprenyl synthetase family protein, producing MTASAVSLDSIRTEVDRALREFLDRQRPHFGDPQLAALLTAAEDFLAGGKRLRPAFCHWGWRAAGGGDDPGLHSAAASLELLQASALVHDDVMDASDVRRGMPSAHRRFERMHTEAGWHGSARQFGEGSAVLLGNLLLVWSGEMWRTCGLAPEALAAAQPVHDHMLTELMCGQYLDLLEQAQGESTYDSALRVALYKSGKYSVEQPLRLGLVLAARARHAWIDRLCVQYGQQVGIAFQLRDDILGVFGDPAETGKPAGDDLREGKRTVLIARALDSATPAQAAVVRSLLGDPGLDAEGVGRLRAVIEETGALTACEGMIKRYLDDALHALDHAPIEEEARAALAALAVAATSRRT from the coding sequence ATGACCGCTTCCGCCGTCTCGCTCGATTCCATCCGTACGGAGGTGGACCGCGCACTCCGGGAGTTCCTCGACCGGCAGCGACCACACTTCGGTGACCCGCAACTGGCCGCCCTGCTGACCGCCGCGGAGGACTTCCTGGCCGGCGGCAAACGGCTGCGCCCCGCCTTCTGCCACTGGGGGTGGCGGGCCGCGGGCGGCGGCGACGACCCGGGGCTGCACTCCGCGGCCGCCTCGCTGGAACTGCTGCAGGCGAGCGCGCTCGTCCACGACGACGTCATGGACGCCAGCGACGTGCGCCGGGGCATGCCGTCCGCTCATCGCCGGTTCGAACGGATGCACACCGAGGCGGGCTGGCACGGCTCCGCGCGGCAGTTCGGCGAGGGCTCGGCCGTGCTGCTGGGGAACCTGCTGCTGGTGTGGTCCGGGGAGATGTGGCGCACCTGCGGCCTGGCGCCCGAGGCGCTCGCCGCCGCCCAGCCGGTGCACGACCACATGCTCACCGAGCTGATGTGCGGGCAGTATCTCGACCTGCTCGAACAGGCGCAGGGCGAGAGCACCTACGACAGCGCGCTGCGGGTGGCCCTCTACAAGAGCGGCAAGTACTCGGTCGAGCAGCCGCTCCGGCTCGGGCTCGTCCTCGCCGCCCGGGCCCGGCACGCGTGGATCGACCGGCTCTGCGTGCAGTACGGCCAGCAGGTGGGCATCGCCTTCCAGCTCCGCGACGACATCCTCGGCGTGTTCGGCGACCCGGCGGAGACCGGCAAGCCCGCCGGCGACGACCTTCGTGAGGGCAAGCGAACCGTCCTGATCGCGCGCGCGCTCGACTCGGCCACCCCCGCCCAGGCGGCGGTCGTGCGGTCTCTTCTCGGCGACCCCGGGCTGGACGCCGAGGGCGTCGGGCGGCTGCGCGCGGTGATCGAGGAGACCGGCGCGCTGACCGCGTGCGAGGGCATGATCAAGCGCTACCTCGACGACGCGCTGCACGCCCTGGACCACGCGCCGATCGAGGAGGAGGCCCGCGCCGCGCTGGCCGCCCTCGCCGTCGCCGCCACATCCCGCCGCACCTGA
- the thiE gene encoding thiamine phosphate synthase has translation MIDTRRQRLAQARLYLCTDGRRDRGDLEKFLDAVLSNGVDIVQLREKGLEAREELDLLEVFRAACDRHGALLAVNDRADVAFAARPDILHLGQDDLPVPVAREILGSGVLIGRSTHSAAEASAAAVEPGVDYFCCGPIWPTPTKPGRPAPGPALLEHAARLGADRPWFGIGGIDLGNLDEVMAHGVRRAVVVRAVTEADDPGAAAAALKARLSAVPL, from the coding sequence TTGACACCCGGCGACAGCGGCTCGCGCAGGCCAGGCTCTATCTCTGCACGGACGGCAGGAGGGACCGCGGCGACCTGGAGAAGTTCCTCGACGCGGTCCTGTCCAACGGAGTGGACATCGTCCAGCTCAGGGAGAAGGGCCTGGAGGCGCGCGAGGAGCTGGACCTGCTCGAGGTCTTCCGCGCGGCGTGCGACAGGCACGGCGCGCTGCTGGCGGTCAACGACCGGGCGGACGTCGCCTTCGCCGCCCGGCCCGACATCCTGCACCTCGGGCAGGACGACCTCCCGGTCCCGGTGGCCCGGGAGATCCTCGGCTCCGGCGTGCTCATCGGCAGGTCCACGCACTCGGCGGCGGAGGCGTCGGCCGCCGCCGTGGAGCCCGGGGTGGACTACTTCTGCTGCGGGCCGATCTGGCCCACGCCCACCAAACCCGGCCGGCCCGCGCCGGGCCCCGCGCTGCTGGAACACGCCGCACGCCTGGGCGCCGACCGGCCGTGGTTCGGCATCGGCGGCATCGACCTGGGCAACCTCGACGAGGTGATGGCGCACGGCGTGCGCCGGGCCGTGGTCGTCCGGGCCGTCACCGAGGCCGACGACCCCGGCGCCGCCGCCGCCGCGCTCAAGGCCCGGCTGTCCGCCGTCCCGCTCTGA